One window of the Branchiostoma lanceolatum isolate klBraLanc5 chromosome 3, klBraLanc5.hap2, whole genome shotgun sequence genome contains the following:
- the LOC136431125 gene encoding peroxiredoxin-like isoform X2 codes for MASLLRFGFRRGVGAVSRLAAQGSHKHAFSSASCLQAPAVTQPAPDFKGTAVVNGEFKDISLVDFKDGYLVLLFYPLDFTFVCPTEIIAFSEKAEEFQKLKAEVVGVSTDSHFSHLAWINTPRKQGGLGEMKIALLSDFNKKIARDYGVLLEDAGIALRGLFIIDPRGIIRHMSVNDLPVGRSVDETIRLIQAFQFVEKHGEVCPAGWQPGEDTIKPDPKGSKKYFDKAS; via the exons gtTGGGGCGGTGAGTCGACTGGCAGCACAGGGGTCACACAAACATGCTTTCAGCTCAG CTTCCTGCTTACAGGCCCCTGCAGTTACCCAGCCTGCCCCAGACTTTAAAGGCACGGCAGTAGTAAACGGGGAGTTCAAAGATATCAGCCTCGTCGACTTCAAGGATGGATACCTGGTGCTGCTATTCTACCCTCTGGACTT CACGTTTGTTTGTCCGACTGAGATCATTGCGTTCAGTGAGAAGGCCGAGGAGTTCCAGAAGCTGAAGGCAGAGGTGGTGGGGGTGTCCACAGACTCACACTTCAGCCATCTGGCATGGATCAACACACCTAGGAAG CAAGGAGGCTTGGGAGAGATGAAGATAGCACTGCTGTCTGACTTTAACAAGAAGATTGCGAGGGACTACGGAGTGCTGCTGGAGGATGCTGGGATTGCTCTCAG GGGCTTGTTCATTATTGATCCCCGTGGGATCATCAGGCACATGAGTGTGAACGACCTGCCTGTGGGGCGCTCGGTGGATGAAACCATCCGACTCATCCAAGCCTTCCAGTTTGTGGAGAAGCACGGAGAGGTGTGTCCCGCTGGCTGGCAGCCGGGGGAAGACACG ATCAAACCAGATCCAAAGGGATCGAAGAAGTATTTTGACAAGGCGAGCTAG
- the LOC136431125 gene encoding peroxiredoxin-like isoform X1, whose translation MASLLRFGFRRGVGAVSRLAAQGSHKHAFSSVPPVPVAAAVTCRAPAFKGTAVVGNGFQDIALHDFKGKYVVLLFYPLDFTFVCPTEIIAFSEKAEEFQKLKAEVVGVSTDSHFSHLAWINTPRKQGGLGEMKIALLSDFNKKIARDYGVLLEDAGIALRGLFIIDPRGIIRHMSVNDLPVGRSVDETIRLIQAFQFVEKHGEVCPAGWQPGEDTIKPDPKGSKKYFDKAS comes from the exons gtTGGGGCGGTGAGTCGACTGGCAGCACAGGGGTCACACAAACATGCTTTCAGCTCAG TGCCACCTGttcctgttgctgctgctgtcaCCTGCCGGGCACCTGCCTTCAAGGGTACAGCTGTAGTTGGGAATGGGTTCCAAGATATCGCTCTCCATGACTTCAAGGGAAAATATGTGGTCCTCTTATTCTATCCACTAGATTT CACGTTTGTTTGTCCGACTGAGATCATTGCGTTCAGTGAGAAGGCCGAGGAGTTCCAGAAGCTGAAGGCAGAGGTGGTGGGGGTGTCCACAGACTCACACTTCAGCCATCTGGCATGGATCAACACACCTAGGAAG CAAGGAGGCTTGGGAGAGATGAAGATAGCACTGCTGTCTGACTTTAACAAGAAGATTGCGAGGGACTACGGAGTGCTGCTGGAGGATGCTGGGATTGCTCTCAG GGGCTTGTTCATTATTGATCCCCGTGGGATCATCAGGCACATGAGTGTGAACGACCTGCCTGTGGGGCGCTCGGTGGATGAAACCATCCGACTCATCCAAGCCTTCCAGTTTGTGGAGAAGCACGGAGAGGTGTGTCCCGCTGGCTGGCAGCCGGGGGAAGACACG ATCAAACCAGATCCAAAGGGATCGAAGAAGTATTTTGACAAGGCGAGCTAG